The Plasmodium vinckei vinckei genome assembly, chromosome: PVVCY_09 genome includes the window tagtatataaatatataccgTTGTTATTcgtattaataaaaatagggcgaaataataaaaatacagatatacgcaaaaaaaaaaaaaatctgtAAAACAACAAAATATGTACGCCATTGAATTAAATGCataaatgcaaaaaaatacagcattaaaatttgataaaaattaataaatatatatattatgaataaatgattaaatggaaaatattgttatataaaaatatggaaaattaaagataataaaaaaataatttttataacttatttccgtatatatatgcataattgCAATATTTCGttgtattaatatatatatgatgtatatatatgtaacaattaaaaaaaaaaaaaaataataataaaataaaaaaaaaaaacacaaaaaaaaaaaaaaaaaaaaaaaatttgatgcatatattttgatacacacataataatagtaatattttaaatacgAGACAAGAGGGAAATTACctgttgaaaaaaatacgtAATTTATCACACAAAACTAGTTACTAAGATAACCtgtgcatattttattataaaatttgaatataCACAGAGTATGTGATAATAATAGCAAGaataatatcatttataattatactaTCGAATATTAAGTTTATCAAAAATGAGGGAATATGGGATGCCTTCGTCATTAGACGAACTTTTAAGCAAAGATGAAATAAGGGAGTCAtcaaaacaaaaaacaCCATATAACATAAACAGAAATATtgtgttatttttatatgttacgttaattatattaacaaatcGTTTGTTTTTTGGATGGCCAAATTTATCAAACTTATTATTTAGAGAtgatgcatatatatggaaaTGCACTAAAAATCCAGATGGGTCATATAATAGAATTCCTGATAAAAGATATGCATGTGAAGAACAAGATAAAGCAGTtcaaacaatttttatatttggaTCATCTGCATATTTTGCATTTTCGTTTTTCAATGGATTAATAGTTGATTATTTAGGTTCTAGACTTAGTATATTATTAGgtcatatattaaatttgatTGGATGGGTAGTATTAGTTATGTCAGGAGAAAATTTTGATGGATATGTTGTAGGTGGAGTATTTATGGCCGCAAGTATTGATTTAGCATCATTTGCAACATTAAATGCATCAGGTTTATTTCCaggaaatgaaaatttaatagttaatataatatcagGTGCTGGATCATTATCACCAGGAATAATGACAATTTtagatataattataacaaaatatgaTCTTAATTTCAAAACTTTTATGTTATGTTATATGGGTATAAGTGTTGggtttttctttattttatcaatatttttttttccaaaaaCTAGATATTATAGACAATATGAGTttgataattattataatgcaAGGGAATTTGTTTTAAGAACTAATCTTGAAAATGGAAATCCCGATTCCATTGCCACCAAACAAATAGCcagttttaaaaatgcatcaaaaaaaagtaaatcagataataatgataaaagtaataaaaattgtggatttttaaaatcaaGATATTTCAgagatttattaaatatatttacctGTGCCCATTTCTTATGTTTATGGATATATGGACCTTTAAATGCAATATATaacacattttattatagtGTTGTTgagaatatattatcaaaagaTAAGAATGATTTACTTGGATATATCTTACCATTTTCTGTAATTCCTTGTATTATATTAGGAAATTTATCAGATAAATTTGGTGTAATGATTATCATAGTTTATGAATTAATATTTgctttatttatgtatggatttagtttttttaaatcaaataTTGCACACTGGGCCTCAGTTATTTCCAATGTTTTATACTCAGCTTGTGCAAATGGGCAAATATGGAcatttatatcatatacATTTAGTTCAAAATATCATTCCACATTAATTggattattaaattttgtttgtGGTGTTGTATCATTTGCTCGTATCTTATTGCTTGAATGGGccaaaaatgtaaattatgattttacttatattaatttacttattattggatttattgttattaatGTGGTAGTAACAATTATCCTTGGTTTGATCATAAAATCTAAAGGAGACAAAGTCATATATGGAGATGAAGAGTCagattaataaaaatagcaaCAAGAAGATGAGcatactattttatttatcatatcTTTGCTTTTAATCTCACATTTGTATAATTAAGCACGCAGTATTATTTGGCGTGattttgatttatatattataataaaatatattcaaagttaaatattaattttttaatttgatcAAAATGTGTGTATGTTACAGCGAGATTTGTTATGAATGTTTTATGTGTGCATATTTAATTCCGTGTGCAcgtgtttatttttatatatgtttatatgcatatatttaactTTATTTACGTATTAATCTTTACACAGGTTGATATGCTTATGTAATATTagttaattatttttattaattaatattatacaatgtgcatattcttttaattttttttttttactacatttatttattgcaaccgaaaaaataaatagctaactaattcattaaatttGAATAACGTTAGGTATTagaaaatatgttatatgATTTTACCCTCACAAGGGAATTACTATTAAATCATAAAggatgtaaaaaaattttaaataaataaaaaatgaaaatatgaagAGTTGAAAATGATAGGGGAATGGAAAACCACATTCTTTTATGCTACCATTTAATAGGAACACTTTTTATCCTATTTAAGTTTATTGGATTTGTAGAGTTTGAGGTTTAGCTATGATTAATATAGTCAACTACCGCTTCTTT containing:
- a CDS encoding major facilitator superfamily-related transporter, putative — protein: MPSSLDELLSKDEIRESSKQKTPYNINRNIVLFLYVTLIILTNRLFFGWPNLSNLLFRDDAYIWKCTKNPDGSYNRIPDKRYACEEQDKAVQTIFIFGSSAYFAFSFFNGLIVDYLGSRLSILLGHILNLIGWVVLVMSGENFDGYVVGGVFMAASIDLASFATLNASGLFPGNENLIVNIISGAGSLSPGIMTILDIIITKYDLNFKTFMLCYMGISVGFFFILSIFFFPKTRYYRQYEFDNYYNAREFVLRTNLENGNPDSIATKQIASFKNASKKSKSDNNDKSNKNCGFLKSRYFRDLLNIFTCAHFLCLWIYGPLNAIYNTFYYSVVENILSKDKNDLLGYILPFSVIPCIILGNLSDKFGVMIIIVYELIFALFMYGFSFFKSNIAHWASVISNVLYSACANGQIWTFISYTFSSKYHSTLIGLLNFVCGVVSFARILLLEWAKNVNYDFTYINLLIIGFIVINVVVTIILGLIIKSKGDKVIYGDEESD